Proteins encoded together in one Spirochaetaceae bacterium window:
- a CDS encoding DUF1820 family protein, with the protein MYRVHFKWKGKEVQLTAKSLDLTHPYFVSIKDIVFKRDQQIIINPTAEDVQRTFGRAEHLMIPFQTVALIEEFPEAESNRIRPFTLVEERVDGAAGDDLDDDIDSDDSSP; encoded by the coding sequence TTGTATCGGGTACATTTCAAGTGGAAGGGCAAGGAAGTACAGCTCACGGCGAAGAGCCTTGACCTTACGCATCCCTACTTCGTGTCCATCAAGGACATCGTCTTCAAGCGCGACCAGCAGATCATCATCAATCCCACCGCGGAGGACGTACAGCGCACATTCGGGCGCGCCGAGCACCTGATGATCCCGTTTCAGACCGTTGCACTGATCGAGGAGTTCCCGGAGGCGGAATCTAACCGGATCCGGCCGTTCACGCTGGTGGAGGAAAGAGTGGACGGGGCGGCCGGCGACGACCTCGACGACGATATCGACAGCGACGACTCCTCCCCCTGA
- the recN gene encoding DNA repair protein RecN yields MLESLTVRNYALIEHVEVGFGPHLNVLSGETGAGKSIIIGALGLLLGARATAADVRAGADRAEVSGVVRLQPRDGEVRDWLAERELPTDDDTLIVRRVVRRTGRSGCFIAGVPVPTAQLGELGGRLFDLHGQHRHQSLLREVEHRRLLDHFAGLVPLAGVVAAVHRRLAAARARVVELESGSERRARQAELLRHAADEIDAARLSTGEEEELDQERRRLTAFERISEAAHRVYDLTVEARGGALASVRGALDELRTLASYDAACEPLHARVESAFYELEDVAAEVRRYQSRLYFDGARLAAVVERLEQIHALQRKYGATVEHVLEHARQARATLAGLEDADGAHAAAGAEVRRLAAALSEHAGALSDGRRQAADRLRGLVEGNLHELGMPKACFAVQLRPRLERGEPEIGPAGAEAVEFLISANAGEPLRPLRSSASGGEVSRIMLALKAILAASDPVGTLVFDEVDAGIGGDVAIAVGDKLAGIAGRRQILCITHLATVAARAHTHLQVSKEERAGRTLTAVREVSGRARVVEVARMLSGHDARDVSLRHAEDLLTRTPSGR; encoded by the coding sequence GTGCTTGAGTCGCTGACGGTGCGCAACTACGCGCTGATCGAGCACGTCGAGGTGGGCTTCGGCCCGCACCTGAACGTGCTCAGCGGCGAGACCGGCGCCGGCAAGTCGATCATCATCGGCGCCCTCGGTCTGCTGCTCGGCGCACGCGCCACGGCGGCCGACGTTCGTGCCGGAGCCGATCGTGCCGAGGTCTCCGGCGTGGTTCGCCTGCAGCCCCGCGACGGCGAGGTACGTGACTGGCTTGCGGAGCGTGAGCTTCCGACGGACGACGACACGCTCATCGTACGGCGCGTCGTGCGGCGCACCGGGCGCTCGGGCTGCTTCATAGCCGGCGTACCGGTGCCCACTGCACAGCTCGGCGAGCTCGGCGGGCGCCTGTTCGACCTGCATGGTCAGCACCGGCACCAGAGCCTGCTGCGCGAGGTCGAGCATCGCCGCCTGCTCGACCACTTCGCGGGCCTGGTGCCGCTCGCCGGCGTGGTGGCCGCGGTGCATCGCCGCCTGGCCGCGGCACGCGCCCGGGTCGTGGAGTTGGAGTCGGGCAGCGAGCGCCGTGCACGGCAGGCGGAGCTGTTGCGGCACGCGGCCGACGAAATCGACGCGGCGCGCCTGAGCACCGGCGAGGAGGAGGAGCTGGACCAGGAGCGCCGCCGCCTCACCGCATTCGAGCGCATTTCGGAGGCCGCGCACCGCGTGTACGACCTGACCGTCGAGGCGCGTGGCGGCGCGCTGGCGTCGGTGCGCGGCGCGCTCGACGAACTACGCACGCTGGCCTCCTACGACGCCGCCTGCGAGCCGCTGCACGCCCGCGTCGAAAGCGCTTTCTACGAACTGGAGGATGTCGCGGCCGAGGTGCGCCGCTACCAGAGCCGCCTCTACTTCGACGGTGCGCGGCTGGCGGCCGTGGTCGAGCGCCTCGAGCAGATCCACGCCTTGCAGCGCAAGTACGGCGCCACCGTGGAACACGTGCTGGAGCACGCCCGCCAGGCGCGCGCCACGCTGGCCGGCCTCGAGGATGCGGACGGGGCGCACGCCGCCGCCGGCGCCGAGGTACGGCGTCTCGCCGCTGCGCTGAGCGAGCATGCCGGTGCACTGAGCGACGGTCGCCGGCAGGCGGCCGACCGCCTGCGCGGGCTGGTCGAGGGCAACCTGCACGAACTCGGCATGCCCAAGGCGTGTTTCGCCGTGCAACTGCGACCGCGGCTGGAGCGGGGCGAGCCGGAGATCGGCCCCGCCGGCGCCGAAGCGGTGGAGTTCCTGATTTCGGCCAACGCCGGCGAGCCGTTGCGCCCGCTCCGCTCCAGCGCTTCCGGCGGTGAGGTGTCGCGCATCATGTTGGCGTTGAAGGCGATCCTGGCTGCCAGCGACCCGGTGGGCACCCTGGTGTTCGACGAAGTCGACGCCGGCATCGGCGGCGACGTGGCGATCGCGGTGGGCGACAAGCTTGCCGGTATCGCCGGCCGGCGGCAGATCCTGTGCATCACCCATCTCGCCACCGTGGCCGCCCGCGCACACACCCACCTCCAGGTATCCAAGGAGGAGCGCGCCGGTCGCACGCTCACCGCCGTAAGGGAGGTCAGCGGACGCGCGCGGGTGGTGGAAGTGGCGCGCATGCTGTCGGGTCACGATGCCCGTGACGTGTCGCTGCGCCACGCCGAGGACCTGCTGACGCGCACCCCGTCAGGCCGCTGA
- a CDS encoding NAD(+)/NADH kinase, with amino-acid sequence MFVLLNRARASAQIIADVRDFFRRRQVEVVEAEVGSSSVARGATSAAPIAQRGSIDLAVSLGGDGTLLGCARLLAGSDIPILPVNLGTVGFITEIPVGEWRQAYDAYASGSLGISTRVMVRTEVLRCGRRVASIDGLNDAVIAGYGRSKIVRLRVHLAGTWVANYRADGMVFATPTGSTAYSMAAGGPIVHPEMDAFVITPICPFTLANRPLLVPAAEPVRVEIELNQRTGISLAVDGVDVETLQPGDQIDFSRSVHQTHIVRSGKRNFYQVLRSKLDWAGEPRA; translated from the coding sequence GTGTTCGTGTTGCTCAACCGGGCCCGAGCCAGCGCGCAGATCATCGCCGACGTGCGCGATTTCTTCCGGCGCCGCCAAGTCGAGGTGGTGGAGGCGGAGGTGGGCAGTTCCTCGGTGGCGCGCGGCGCCACCTCTGCCGCTCCCATCGCGCAGCGCGGCAGCATCGACCTGGCGGTATCGCTCGGCGGCGACGGCACGCTGCTCGGGTGCGCGCGCCTGCTGGCGGGCAGCGACATCCCGATTCTGCCGGTCAACCTCGGCACCGTGGGATTCATCACCGAAATCCCGGTCGGCGAGTGGCGGCAGGCGTACGACGCCTACGCCTCCGGATCGCTCGGCATCAGCACACGGGTCATGGTGCGCACCGAGGTGCTGCGATGCGGGCGGCGGGTGGCCAGCATCGACGGCCTCAACGATGCGGTAATCGCCGGCTACGGACGCTCCAAGATCGTGCGGTTGCGGGTGCACCTGGCGGGTACCTGGGTCGCCAACTACCGCGCTGACGGAATGGTCTTCGCGACGCCAACCGGATCCACGGCTTACTCGATGGCGGCGGGCGGGCCGATCGTCCATCCCGAGATGGACGCCTTCGTAATCACCCCGATCTGTCCCTTTACCCTGGCCAATCGGCCGCTGCTGGTGCCGGCCGCGGAGCCGGTGCGGGTCGAGATCGAATTGAATCAGCGCACCGGAATCAGCCTCGCCGTCGACGGCGTCGATGTGGAGACGCTGCAGCCGGGCGATCAGATCGACTTTTCCCGTTCCGTCCACCAGACCCACATCGTGCGCTCCGGCAAGCGCAACTTCTACCAGGTATTGAGGTCCAAGCTCGACTGGGCCGGGGAGCCGCGTGCTTGA